The Clupea harengus chromosome 5, Ch_v2.0.2, whole genome shotgun sequence genomic sequence CATGATCATAAGCACAGTCCTCCACCCAACGTACACAAAGCTGTGATGCAACACCGGCACACGTGGACTACCGTTATTAACCTTAGGTGTGAgcgtgtgggtgtatgagtgtttgtcttTCAGCTGGTGTGTGTCCATGGGCATTGTCCATTTGTTTGTATAGCTAGGCTTatggtgcaggtgagtgagtgagtgtgtgtttgtgtgcgtgtgtgtgcctgcgtctGTAACTGTGCTTTCTATGcaactgtatatgtgtgttttaactgtgctttctgtatatctgtgtgtgtgtttgtaggtgtgctTTCCATGTGTAAAGGTGTTTTCTataaggctctgtgtgtgtgtgtgtgtgtgtgtgtgtgtagatgtgctttctatgaatgtgtgtagcTGCATGTGTGAGGGGATttgtggtaggtgtgtgtgtgtatgacttctCTCCCCACAGGAGGTGGCAGACTGTCTCCCCTCTCCGTCTACCCACCATAAaactcccacaatgcactgggcTCTCTTTCAGCAGCTGATTCATTGGGGCTCAGTCACACTCCTAAATCTGACGTCCCTCATGGAGTAGCTCTCCGTCGGCTTTCACGCAGACCAAATCCCTTAAAAACACAGAGACGGAGCCAAACTAAAGACAAGCCCAACTAAAATACGATACTCACCGCTAGGCTAACAGCTTCATTATACCAGTGTTTTGGGATTAAACAGGCATGAGAACTGGTGATTTAATAGCTAGTGTTTGGgctttccccttttctcttaGGGTTTCCATCTCAGTGTCCATATTTGAGGACACTTTCTGCAGTCTGTTCGGGATACATATGACCATATAGGTTTACACTTTTTACAGTCTATTCATTTTTTCTCTCAGTTTATAATGAAATGTTTATTGTGTACTGCATTGCCGTAATACACTTTTTGTATGCAGGAAAGTGTCAGAATGAATTCATTTGAATGTAAGCCATTTACGGTGTAAGATTTGCAGTGCAGAAATACCTAAACTCTAGCTCATCTGAAGGTGCCAGAAAAATGACTTGGCCAGCAGAAACTGAGACCAATAAGCTCGAATAAGAGCCGGACTCGCCTGCTGTGACGCCTCTGCCATCAGGAGAGGCTTAATCCACTGATTTAGGGTCAGGACTTAagtgctaacatgctaacacgctaaatctcccctctccctccagaacagccaatcagaagcagAGAGCATCAGTCCAAGCGCCGACCACAAGGAGAATGTGCCTCCGGGCAGTGTGGGAGTTGGAGTGgtcagtacctgtgtgtgtgtgtgtgtgtgtgtgtgtgtgtgtgtgtgcgcctccgGGCAGTGTGGGAGTTGGAGTGgtcagtacctgtgtgtgtgtgtgtgtgtgtgtgtgtgtgtgtgcgcctccgGCCAGTGTTGGAGgtcagtacctgtgtgtgtgtgtgtgtgtgtgcctccggGCAGTGTGGGAGTTGGAGTGgtcagtacctgtgtgtgtgtgtgtgtgtgtgtgtgtcttttgagtAATGAAGAACTTGCTCTGCTGTGCTATGTACAAGGCATATCATAAATGCTCTGCTGTGAGTTGAATTCTTTGCTCTGGATTTCACACCAAGGAACAGTTTATGTTTCCATTAAGTCTTTTGTCAAATGTTGTGAAGGCATTCTTTGGCAAAACAGCCATTTCCTTTTTTAATAATGTATTCTCccctttcgttctctctctctctctttgtcactctctttctcacacacacacacatacagagcaaGTTCTCTGAGATGAATGGCGCCAAAACTAATGGTGAGTAATCCTCCCACTtccatacacagagacagacacacacacacacacacacacacgcgcgcacatacacacccccgaCATAGAAGTCAGCAGGGCATCTCTTGCTTTAGTTTCCATTGGCCCTCATAAATTGGGGTCAAAGTGCAAGACGGCAAGCCCACTGGCTTCATTGTGACTCAGCCTCCAAAAATGCCACAGGGAGGTGTAGTTCTCCTGAAgctgaaaggaaaaaaatacgTTACATCTCTCCAGACAGAAATCAGTAAAGCCACTTTTTTTTGTACCCAGCACAGACTGACTCGCCATAAAAATATGAATAACTTTGTTTTAATGGTGCTGTATGGACACTTGGAGTGGTGATTTAAAAAGGTCTCTTGTCGCATTTTCAGGGTTATTTCTCCCCCTGGTGGTAAAGGGTTGTAATAGCACTTAATggcccctccttcctcctctttaGGGGTGCGAGCTGACACACCAAGCTCCAGTGGTGGAAGCCCAACCTCCGCAAACAACGACGCACCCAAGGCAGCCAAAGTGAGTGCTCTGCcaacacagccaatcacagcagagtTAGATGAGTTAAACAACTCTGTGCAATATCCGTTACTGTTGCTGGAAGACCGATGCAACTAcacttgtttgttattttcaacgttttttttttgtgatgtaaGAGATGTATATAATGCTTACCagttttacatttgtgtgtgtgtgtgcttgtgctttcCCCACAGAAGTTCCGCTTGCCTGTGAGGGAGACGTGTGTGTCGTGCCTGAAGACGGTGTACCCTCTGGAGAAGCTGGTGGCCAACCAGCAGATCTTCCACAGCGCCTGCTTCCGCTGCACTCACTGCAACACCAAACTCAGGTGGGCCGCTGCTGCTCGCCAAACATccagcacttaaaaaaaaagatatagagatagatagatagatagatagatagatacctctGTACAGTTATAGAGCTATTATAGAGCTCCTTTCATACTCTGCGCTTGGTTAGTTCATTGAGTGATTTGGTTTCTGTGCTTGTTGGGAAATTCAGATGGTTGACCCAAAAAAGGTTTCAGCTCTTTAAATCTTATAATTGCAGTCCTGTCAGGGTGGCGGTTATAGATGTAGACCCTGGTTGTGTGGCTTAGGTCTGGTTACAAAAATAGATGTATTTCCAACTGTTGTGTCCTTAAAGTAACACAATTTAATGTGTGTGGAATTAATTTAAATCTGTTTATTATTTCATATTCAGTTAATGTTTCAAGCTATTATCTTGCACAACTGACTGGTCTTTGTAAAATGAGTCAGCATGTTACATTTATATTGCATTTGTACTGCTTTGCTGTGCTTTAACTCGATTCCGCCCTCTACTGGTCAGCCTGGGCAACTACGCGTCTCTGCACGGAAATGTCTACTGCAAGCCCCACTTCAGCCAGCTCTTCAAGTCCAAGGGCAACTACGACGAGGGCTTCGGCCACCGGCCCCACAAGGACCTGTGGACCCCACGGGatggcgaggaggaggaggaaggagagggcgAGGAAGGTGGCAGCAGCGGGGAACGTCCAAAAGAAAAGCGATCAGTGGAGGTATCCGCCAGACCAGTCCtggccaccagcaccaccacccccacctccaacaCCACGACTGACACCAGCCCTGTGGTGGAGGAGTCCCCCCTCGCCAAAGTCATCGAGCTGACCGCCTCTCTGGAGACTCGAGCCCAGCGAGGGGGCTCCGTCGAGAGGTCCCCAACCATTTCCCCAACCGCCTCCTCCGAGACCAAGAGGCTGAAGATCGCCTGGCCCCCACCCTCCGAGGTCACCGGGGCGGGCCGGGGATCAGGCGCGGCTGTGGATGGGGAGATGGCCGGAGTCAAGCCCTTCAGGTCCAAGTGGCCCCCGGGGGGAGAAGGGTCTCAGTCGGGGGCCAGCTCTGAGATGGCGGAGCTCAAGGGCCTGAGGCGAAGCACCTCGCTGAAGGAGCGCTGTCGGCCGTTCTCGGTGGCGCCCGGCCTGAGCTCGACCAATCAGAAATCGGAGCCGCCGCAGCGACGCCCACTGCGACGCAGCCTGGAGAGGCGGAGCTCGCTGGAGGACCTGCGGTCGGTACGCGGCGACCGCTACGGCGAGCAGCGGAGGGACGAGCCTGAacacgaggagagagaggaggaggaggaggagaagacgaGGAAAAacgaggaagagagcgagaagaaagagaagacgaCATCAACAGCAAGACGTCTGCGTAAGAACTGTGAGGCCGTGAATGGAAACCTCTccgatgaagaggaagaggggcgTCCATCAGCGAGAcgcaaggaagaggaggatgggaaGATGCAAACGCCCTCCACAGACGTGCTGAAGTcccaagaggaagaggaagaggaggaggaggaagcggaGGAGATTGAGTCCCTGCCCAGCCGCCGCAGCGCGTCCCCAGACGTGTCCACCTCGCTGTCCCCCGGCACCAGCACCAAGCGCACGTCCCAGGACGTGGGCTTCTGGGACGGGGAGGAGGCCGAGGCCGAGGAGGAGCTCACCGTGGAGGAGATGATTAAGAGGAACCGCTGCTacgaagaggaagatgaggaggaggaggaggagcttgTCTGAGCTGAGCAGAGActtacaccatctctctctctctctctctctttcatgatCTCTGTCaagcacgctctctctctccctctttctctctctctcttcccccccccttttttctgtttttcaaatGTCAATTCtttgaggggggaaaagaaaaatgacataaaaaatAAGTATCAGCAGTATCTCACACAGTACCAATACATTCACCTGTAATGcgattttggtttgtttgtttgttttttgcttgtttgtttgattggttGGTTTCGAACATGCTGAGACAACTCAAACAgttgtccttctcctcctttttttttacctttgtcCTGTCTCAGGAGTAATGTGTAGCCTTTTTGACATGTCTGTGCCTGTTCTCTGAAACCACAAAAACTGGTCCCAGATCAGGAGATTCGGGGGTGAAACTCTACATTGTAACATCTACACTATCAACACTAAATCATCTCTGGGTATGATCCACGTTAAGGGGATAGTTGATGGAGAACAAGACAAAAATAGTTTTGTTACATGTTTGGGTATATTTTTCTATGTTTCAGGCTAAATAAAATCCGAACAGACAGACATTACTGGATAGCCATTATGTTATTGCACATAATTAAATTGCACAAAAGGGACGTCATCTTACAATGAACTGGACCTACAGAAGTCTTTGAACTCGTCATGAATGTCACCAAGATGTTCTATAAAAGAATGATGGAGGTGAGCAAGATGGAAGCGTATCATGTCTCTATCCCTTCGCCTCTAGAAACCCAGAAGAGTAAAGTGGGCAGGAGGAAGGCCGTAGTTGAAGACGACGTGTTTGAAGTGGAAGTGAAATGCTGTCTtgtctcttctgtgtgtcttgGCTCAGGACACCAATCCGCTCCGCAGTTTATTACAGTGATCCGAAAATGGACAAGATGCAAGGACAACGTATTCCAGTTTCAAACAAACACCTTCTAGTTGACAGATTCTATTGCGTACTTGGACCGGAGGTCGAGCAGGGAGATTTCTGACAGCCTTGAGCAAAAAGCCACTAACTGCGGTGAAAGTAGATACTCATAACTCTTGGCTCGGGTTGTTTGGAATACCAGTTCTGTACGTGCATCAACACCTCCGGCAGGACATCATGTGATGGACTTGATCAGATTACTTCTCCTCGAGTGGAACTGGAAAAACGAGAGAAACTGGCTCCAGCCCGCCTTCCTGTTGAGAGGTGACGGTGAACccacaaaagaaaaatgatttGTTAATCTGGTTGGGACTGGGAGTGTGTTGTGCTGCAAGTGGTGTGTTGCCAGTTCTGTCACCCCTCTTGGATCGGAGGGATGGTGTGAGGGTCCAGCCCACTCATAGAATGGACTGTGAGGTCAGTCGGTCGGTCAGGTAGTACTGCTTCTGCTACCACTCAAACCACTTCAGAAGAATTAACAGCATCCCTCACCATGTCACATGACTTATGGAAGCCCTATGCAAAAAGGCTCGGCAGATGCAGTGTAAAGTGCATGATCCGGCAACCACTATGCTAATTCCTGATCATCTCCATGCACACAAAGCTTCAGGGTGATTTTAGGGGTGATTTTAGAGTAGTTGGCTTTTTAAATGATTAATTATGTGGAGCGTTTTAATATCGGATATATTACTGGAAGCAGATTGATGAAactggtgtgattgtgtgtgcgtgcgcgtgtgtctcttttttcttttctttttctccttataGTCTTACATGCTGCCCATTAAACAAAAAAGAATTGGAAAGAGACACTTTTGTAATGGACTTCAGCAAATTATCTGATTTTTACCCTTTTATGAGAAAACGTTTTGTatagttctttttttctttgagagGACCAAAAAgactttgtatgtttttttggaattttaaatgtttaaggTGACCAAAGTGTAACGTTATTTCAGAAATTTAATAAATGGCCTTTCATTGATACCGTATTTATTGTACTAGTTGTTTATTTTACTCGGAAATCATATATTAGATTTCATGTTTGGAGCCTCACCACCATATTAAATGGCCCGATTCTTTTCTAGGAACCAGCAatagaggtaaaaaaaaaaaaaaaaaaaagttggccAAGACATGACATTGAAAGAATCCTTTAAACATTTCCATGAAATCAgctcacattttttttaaagcggtTAACATTTCTAAAAATGAATATTTTGTGAAAAAAGTTTTTATGTCTGTCAGAGATTGACTGAGGTCAGGAATAGGTCACTGAAGCTAGGTGTTTACATCTGATGGCTACTCCTTAAATACAGCTGTTGTAATATATTATATTCTACTCATCGGACCATTAACCAGTGGGAAgtctgttgttattattattatgtgctaACAATACATTTCCTATATGACCGACAATAGTTTTGAAATAAAAAGGTTTCCTTTGAGGTTGAACGCTTTTGTcacaccacattcactcacaattTACTGTACAATATTAGAAAAGTATTGTATTCAAGTAAAATAACTTTTTCGTATACACCATGTttgatcattaaaaaaaaaaaacgataaaaGGGCAATTACAATATCAGCATGGGTGAACCCATACTTTTTACGGTATCACCACAATTCCTAGGTGAGTTACAGTCccttctgtatttatttatctatctatttgcATATCTATTTCATAACTCGGTGTACATCCCTAGAAAAGGTTCAAAACCACTTGGATGACAGTCTATTGAACCTTCGATCTGAGACGTTACCTTTGTGACGTGAAGGCTGCAAAATGACGGTATTTTCATGAGTTTATGCAGACACAAATAGACCCCCAAGCAAACACTCCTTATCCAGAGGTCAGATAAAACATTGgcgccatttttttttatttgggctCAAGCTCCCTAAAACATCTGGACATGTCTGTAATAATATCTCTCTCAAGCTCTTAAAATAGTCAGAAGGATTTCTGAAAAACAAGGTTTTGAAGGACTTGGCGGCAACTTTGTTTGGACACTAGGTGGCACCGTTGAGCCATTTCCACTCAGCCGTTGCTGCTTTTGAGGAAGAGAATGTTAAAATGTGCCCGGTGCTCGGCTGCTCTTAATGTTTTCTTTCCTGTGGTCGGGTTTCCGCGGCTAGTTGGCATGATTGAGAGCTGACTCTGTCAAAGGTGATATAGAGACTCGGAGTACTGAGCAAGTACAGCTTCACACCGTGAtaacttttctcttcttttttcttttatcacAAAAATAAACCTTTTGGAAAGATCGAAACTGATGAGGTGAGGAAACCACCTCACGGTTTTCTGTGAATTTCGGAGGATTGTCCTCAGTTGTACTGCGGCTCTACCAGCCAACCTCCAGGAACGTTTGGAGAATAACATGTGGTTCAAATCTGACAGCGAACACGGGTGGTGTTTAAGAAAGAAGAGGCAGTCATTTTTACATGAAAGGGGTTGGAAAAAATCACCACAGACATGAAGTGTGCTCAGGCGTGGTActgtgaataataaaaaaacggAGGGACCGCTGATAAGTAGCATACACTTTCTTATCCGACAGGAAACATTAATGGACAGTGTGACAGGAGCTAGACATTACAGAGTCATAGCTGTACGACGCCCCACCGCCCCTTTCTTCTCACCACTGTCCTGTTAAGTCAGGCTGATTTTATCATATTGGAATGGATAGGGTGCTGAAGCTTGGTGTCACTGTAAAGGTCCCACAGATCCCTATCTCAGTagcatggcctctctctctgtctggctcagacttttttgttatttcaacagagtatgagagagagggagttccACAGGGTTCTATTCTGGAACCGCAACTAATCTGTTTTATGACGATCAACCCAGGTCAGTATTTCAGTGTTCACCGATGAAACCGATGGCCTCCTGGGCCAGACAAATCCCCTCAAAACTCTTCCAGTctcatgaaatgaaataatgtgTGGATAGAATCAAGATCCTCCTTGTTTATgggctttctctctgtgttgccTGTCTTGTTCTCTGACCACCCACCTCATGCCTTGAGGCTCCTGTTTAGCACTGAAATCATATCTTCTCTGAGTTGAATTTAAAAAATCTGTGCACTCAGAGATGTGTATTTCTCAGTATCTAAATCCTCTCCGGTCAAAAGGTAAATATTTCAAGGGGAGGGAGATCATGTGATATTTTGATGTGGCTTTACATCAGTAAAACAGCGCTGTTCAGCAGAAGTTTAGTACCATCTGTCACTCAATGGAAATGTTGCTGATATCTATCTCACAGGTAGCCTACAAAGTGAGGCAGATGCAGATCCCCATGAACTAGACTGGCAAGATGAAGTCAAGGACACATGGTCATAATTAGTTATTCACCCAAGTTCTATGTAACCTACAACTATGTCCATTACAATAAAGGTTAAGCAAACATTAAGTTAAGTGCATTGCCCATTGAAAGCAACTCTGTTCAGTCAGTACAAGTACAAGTACAATCACAGATCAGCTGCTTAAACATGCAGTCCAAACACAGATCAGTTCCTTAAACACGCAGTCCAATCACAGATCAGTTCCTTAAACACGCAGTCCAATCACAGATCAGTTCCTTAAACACGCAGTCCAATCACAGATCAGTTCCTTAAACACGCAGTCCAATAACAGATCAGTTCCTTAAACATGCAGTCCAATCACAGATCAGCTGCTTAAACATGCAGTCCAATCACAGATCAGCTGCTTAAACATGCAGTCCAATCACAGATCAGCTCCTTAAACATGTAGTCCAATCACAGATCAGCTCCTTAAACATGTAGTCCAATCACAGATCAGCTCCTTAAACATGTAGTCCAATCACAGATCAGTTCCTTAAACATGCAGTCCAAACACAGATCAGTTCCTTAAACATGCCATTGTAACCCCTATGAAtttgtctgcgttgtgtagttttactcagagaaagccgggagacgtgggtgaagttctccagtttattcacctggcacaaacaatatcacgggactccttagcacagcagcatgggacaccttacagtatGCTAATCGTGACTATATCTCGGAACTCTGATATATTGTTAATTCAAGTTGaattacaaagtaatatatctaattgaaatatatacaataaaacacaaaacatgtacctggcacaaacaatatcacgggactccttaacacagcagcatgggacaccttacagtatGCTAATCTAAGAGGGATATTAAACATTAGCTATTCGCACATGTGATTTTAAACTTCGATTAATATATACATTCAGAGGTGCATAATTactaaaccaaacacactatttacatggggatataatgtggaacacctctctataatcagtatggatttaatacattcagtcattgtattctaaaataataatgtaggaACTCTCTTTATGCACAACTCACCGTGACTATATCTccgaactctgaggagagccactctgtacaacatgcataacccctagaggccactatttccccaacaacatgacttatgcacatgctcagtgtgattaaatagcacaaaaaggatgcaagtggaagaaaccaaatcttcactgttacacCATCACAGATCAGCTCCTTAAACATGCCGTCAAATCACAGATCAGCTCCTTAAACATGCCGTCAAATCACAGATCAGCTCCTTAAACATGTAGTCCAATCACAGCTCAGCTCCTTAAACATGCAGTCAATGATTCTGCTGAAAGGTTTTGAATGTTTTagctaaacagccaatcaaattacaccctccCTTCTATCTATGTTTC encodes the following:
- the LOC105907215 gene encoding LIM domain and actin-binding protein 1-like isoform X1 is translated as MDATPFSRGQWASQSLRVTAREISLVGARGKKTAIAERFSKYQRAAEESNADKKKPQIESLPSKPRTGNLSALKKRWEQSRQQEAPLDPPTAAAPRIRLVATETTQSKPRPLAQAEPTSSSSSSSSTAAPHQSSLRRSFSLRNPPRAEKKKEEKEEKAAVAAAAGAAGRGSGEASGGSRGMEQAVERPFEEEEAVLEERSGGGDVGSPPLSPLSPLEKPSVPLGSLKKMFEKGESKGRTRTSSSSEDMDIRVGDRGLSSLETTSLRDRMAKYQAAVSKVSPTPSRTNSQSEAESISPSADHKENVPPGSVGVGVSKFSEMNGAKTNGVRADTPSSSGGSPTSANNDAPKAAKKFRLPVRETCVSCLKTVYPLEKLVANQQIFHSACFRCTHCNTKLSLGNYASLHGNVYCKPHFSQLFKSKGNYDEGFGHRPHKDLWTPRDGEEEEEGEGEEGGSSGERPKEKRSVEVSARPVLATSTTTPTSNTTTDTSPVVEESPLAKVIELTASLETRAQRGGSVERSPTISPTASSETKRLKIAWPPPSEVTGAGRGSGAAVDGEMAGVKPFRSKWPPGGEGSQSGASSEMAELKGLRRSTSLKERCRPFSVAPGLSSTNQKSEPPQRRPLRRSLERRSSLEDLRSVRGDRYGEQRRDEPEHEEREEEEEEKTRKNEEESEKKEKTTSTARRLRKNCEAVNGNLSDEEEEGRPSARRKEEEDGKMQTPSTDVLKSQEEEEEEEEEAEEIESLPSRRSASPDVSTSLSPGTSTKRTSQDVGFWDGEEAEAEEELTVEEMIKRNRCYEEEDEEEEEELV
- the LOC105907215 gene encoding LIM domain and actin-binding protein 1-like isoform X2, yielding MDATPFSRGQWASQSLRVTAREISLVGARGKKTAIAERFSKYQRAAEESNADKKKPIESLPSKPRTGNLSALKKRWEQSRQQEAPLDPPTAAAPRIRLVATETTQSKPRPLAQAEPTSSSSSSSSTAAPHQSSLRRSFSLRNPPRAEKKKEEKEEKAAVAAAAGAAGRGSGEASGGSRGMEQAVERPFEEEEAVLEERSGGGDVGSPPLSPLSPLEKPSVPLGSLKKMFEKGESKGRTRTSSSSEDMDIRVGDRGLSSLETTSLRDRMAKYQAAVSKVSPTPSRTNSQSEAESISPSADHKENVPPGSVGVGVSKFSEMNGAKTNGVRADTPSSSGGSPTSANNDAPKAAKKFRLPVRETCVSCLKTVYPLEKLVANQQIFHSACFRCTHCNTKLSLGNYASLHGNVYCKPHFSQLFKSKGNYDEGFGHRPHKDLWTPRDGEEEEEGEGEEGGSSGERPKEKRSVEVSARPVLATSTTTPTSNTTTDTSPVVEESPLAKVIELTASLETRAQRGGSVERSPTISPTASSETKRLKIAWPPPSEVTGAGRGSGAAVDGEMAGVKPFRSKWPPGGEGSQSGASSEMAELKGLRRSTSLKERCRPFSVAPGLSSTNQKSEPPQRRPLRRSLERRSSLEDLRSVRGDRYGEQRRDEPEHEEREEEEEEKTRKNEEESEKKEKTTSTARRLRKNCEAVNGNLSDEEEEGRPSARRKEEEDGKMQTPSTDVLKSQEEEEEEEEEAEEIESLPSRRSASPDVSTSLSPGTSTKRTSQDVGFWDGEEAEAEEELTVEEMIKRNRCYEEEDEEEEEELV